In one window of Scylla paramamosain isolate STU-SP2022 chromosome 36, ASM3559412v1, whole genome shotgun sequence DNA:
- the LOC135090825 gene encoding uncharacterized protein LOC135090825, with protein sequence MGHMQNMVWSRPVPTIGKFSGRVRKASELDDWVEDATEKIKQLGLQGSEGVSYLCGFLEGPARRRVRNSTVKTVSDLFDCLRSAFGPELNYADLEKQLHARVQQPGEGVWEFADSLGVIVDKMYKVRDKGDKERQWLLTTWFCRNLRDRKVGVKLGKWWEKHQPVKWEDMVQRAADQVSEAERIVKEEAELVSGKKPERVVRSTLSSPSCSLCGQHGHLGYQCERFKELVSKTAGKRESLRTRGQLSRPDDRVPTTAQIRSVTNVTEERNDVKRGKVKLFGKTLRIDALVNGIPVSALADSSAEVSLVTEEWYKQHLLPKQAVIYGMDIRITDANGREIPCLGYVKVNVEIEGKSVKDCGLFVKGGGGESGVVQGTTLPVLFGMNVLKGAVHLGLTEKWGRCVRAIEAKLRVTQQPLGFAVIQQQQDLVIPAGTRRIMRVFVESLQEVDVDSVVLEPLVPGEGYWVPEGLCIFPSYTRVVKGEGWLSVGNLGQADVQFRPQWKVAKVSHGREVTVGRAHTHTVAQTAPPSVVKEFRDRLGVQVDESQLDSAQLERLDGLIHEYGDVFAENEQDLGCATGVEHEIHLNSAVPIRLPYRHIPPPCITEVKAHVKGLLEQGVIEESVSPYAAPIVMVRKKDGSLRLCVDYRRLNEVTVKDAFPLPRVQDTLDALAGAQYFSSFDLAAGYHQILVRAEDRPKTAFVTPFGHYQYVRCPMGLSNSPATFQRFMEYVFSDQVFVTLLVYLDDLLVFARSVDEHLDRLEGMLKLLRKHGLKLKPSKCHILKPQVRYL encoded by the coding sequence ATGGGGCACATGCAAAACATGGTGTGGTCACGTCCTGTCCCCACTATTGGAAAATTCTCTGGAAGGGTACGGAAGGCCAGTGAGTTGGATGACTGGGTAGAGGAtgccacagagaaaataaagcagctgGGATTACAGGGCTCTGAGGGAGTGTCATACCTGTGTGGGTTCTTGGAAGGCCCAGCCCGTCGAAGGGTCCGCAACAGTACTGTGAAGACTGTGTCTGACCTTTTTGATTGTTTGAGGTCTGcttttggaccagaactgaatTATGCAGACTTAGAAAAACAGCTGCATGCTCGGGTTCAACAGCCGggtgaaggagtgtgggaatttgctgattctctgggtgttattgtggataaaatgtacaaagtgagagacaagggagataaagaacggcaatggctgctaactacatggttctgtaggaatttgagagacagaaaagtaggagtgaagttgggaaaatggtgggaaaagcaccagcctgtgaagtgggaggacatggttcagcgagcagcagaccaagtgagtgaggctgagcggattgtgaaggaggaagcagagttagtgagtgggaaaaagccagagagagttgtgaggagtaccctttcttcaccatcttgcTCCTTGTGTGGACAACATGGACACTTGGGATATCAGTGTGAACGGTTCAAGGAGTTGGTGTCCAAGACAGCGGGAAAACGGGAGTCCTTGAGAACAAGGGGCCAGCTCTCAAGGCCTGACGACAGGGTCCCCACTACAGCTCAGATAAGGAGTGTGACTAATGTGACCGAGGAACGGAATgatgtaaaaagagggaaagttaagtTGTTTGGAAAGACTCTGAGGATAGATGCGTTGGTGAATGGTATACCTGTAAGTGCTCTGGCTGATTCTAGTGCTGAGGTCAGTCTGGTGACAGAGGAATGGTACAAACAGCACCTCCTCCCCAAGCAAGCTGTGATCTATGGGATGGACATTCGGATTACAGAtgcaaatgggagggaaattccctgtttgggttatgtgaaggtgaatgtggaaattgagggaaaaagtgttaaagactgtggactttttgtgaaaggtggtggtggggagagtggtgtggtgcagggcaCTACATTGCCAGTGCTGTTTGGGATGAATGTGTTGAAGGGAGCCGTGCACCTGGGGCTAACTGAGAAGTGGGGCAGGTGTGTCCGTGCCATTGAGGCAAAATTGAGGGTGACACAACAGCCTCTGGGGTTTGCTGTaattcagcagcaacaggattTAGTAATCCCGGCTGGTaccagaagaataatgagagtgtttgtggaaagtttacaggaagtagatgtagatagtgtggtgttggagcccttagtgcctggtgagggctactgggtgcctgaaggtttgtgtatatttcccagttataccagagtggttaagggtgaaggatggctgtcagtgggtaacctgggacaagcagatgtgcaattcaggccacagtggaaggtagccaaagtttctcatggaagggaggttactgtgggaagagctcacacacacacagtagctcaGACTGCACCTCCTTCAGTGGTTAAGGAGTTCAGGGACAGACTAGGGGTGCAGGTGGATGAGAGTCAGCTTGATTCAGCACAGTTGGAGAGACTGGATGGATTGATCCATGAGTACGGAGATGTGTTTGCTGAAAACGAGCAGGATTTGGGATGTGCTACTGGAGTGGAGCATGAAATTCACCTCAATAGTGCAGTGCCCATTCGCCTTCCATACAGACATATTCCTCCCCCATGTATCACTGAGGTTAAAGCTCATGTAAAGGGACTGTTGGAACAGGGAGTAATAGAGGAGAGTGTGAGCCCATATGCAGCcccaatagtgatggtgaggaagaaagatggttcgctgcgactttgtgttgattatcgaaGGCTGAATGAGGTGACAGTGAAAGATGCCTTCCCATTACCAAGGGTACAAGACACACTAGATGCATTAGCCGGGgcacagtatttttcttcttttgatttagcTGCAGGTTATCATCAGATTCTTGTGCGGGCAGAAGACCGGCCCAAGACTGCTTTTGTAACACCATTTGGCCATTATCAATATGTGCGCTGTCCTATGGGGTTATCCAATAGCCCAGCAACATTCCAAAGGTTTATGGAGTATGTGTTTAGCGATCAGGTTTTTGTGACTCTTTTGGTGTATCTGGatgatttgttggtgtttgctcGGAGTGTGGATGAGCATCTGGATAGACTGGAGGGAATGTTGAAGCTTTTGAGGAAACATGGGCTGAAGTTGAAACCTTCCAAATGCCACATACTAAAGCCCCAGGTTAGGTACCTTTGA